AGCCCAAATCGGAGCTTTTGAAAATAAAGCCAAGCCATCGGATAATGAAGCTTATCGTCAGGCTATGGGATACAATCCAACTGCCCCGGTTTACGAGGATGGAAATCCTGACAATGATCTATTTCAGGCCGAGGGCTGGAATTATCAAAATCCCTTGGGTGTATTAACCCAAAGAACCGATTTAGACGGAAGAAGCCGTTATTATACCCGTGTCACGGGTCAATTCATGCCTACCAATGCCTGGACCTTCAAAACCCAGATTGGTTATGATGTAGAAAGGGGCATGGACGGATACTATCAACCCAGTTATTCATACGACCAACAACAGAATGATAATTATGGACATGCCTCAAGAAATTCAAACCGGGATGTAACGCGCACCCTTGAATCTACCATAGACTGGGATAAGGACATTGGTAACCACAGTTTTAATTTTATCGGTGGATATTCCTATCAGAAATTTGTTGCTGATGGTTTTTGGGCCGACAACACCAATTTCATCAGTGATGAGTTCATGTATCATAATCTTGGTGCAGGTGAATATCTTGATGAAGGACGCGCCAACATGGATAGCTGGAAGAACGAGAGTAAGCTGGTAGGTTTCTTTGCCCGCGGTATTTACGACTGGAACGACAAATATTTTGTATCGGCCAGCTTCAGGCGGGAAGGTTCCTCCAAATTCGGTGAAGAAAATAAATGGGGTACTTTCCCCGCAGTTTCGGCAGGTTGGACCATTACCAATGAACCTTTTGCTGAAGGTTTGGATTGGCTGGACTTCCTGAAGCTGAGAGCAGGATACGGAAAAACCGGTAACCAGGATATTGATCCTTATATACCATTGGTACGACTGTCACCCGGCGGATATTTTTATTATGACGGAGAGTTTACCCGATCCTATAATCCGATTAGTAACCCGAACCCGAACCTGAAGTGGGAGACCAAGGAAGAATACGATGTGGGCCTTGACTGGGAGGTTCTCGGCGGCCGTTTAGGCGGAACCATTGATTATTACAACCGAAGGACCGAAGACCTCCTGCACGATTACGATGTGCCCGTTCCGCCAAACCTATATGGAACCACCTTTGCCAATGTGGGTACCATGAAAAACGAAGGGATTGAATTTTCATTCAATACTACACCGGTACAGCAGGAAGACCTGCAATGGAACCTGAATTTCAACATAAACTATCGGACGCAGGAACTGGTTACTCTTTCCAATGAAAGATACAGTCTTGATTGGCAGAATGCTGGCTGGCTGAGCGCCCCGGGTGTTCAAACATGGACGCATCGCTATGGCGAAGGCATGGATATGGGCAATTTCCATGGCTGGATATTTGAAGGCATCAGTGAAGAGGGAGAATGGCAGTTTAAAGACCTGGATGGCGACGGAGATATTGATGCCGATGATAAAACCATTATTGGTAACGGCATCCCGGACTATTATGCCAATCTCAATACTACAGTCAGATATAAAAACTGGCAGCTCTCTGTTATGACCAGAGGTCAGTTCGGCCACGAAATACTCAATGCCAAACGGCTGTATTATGAAAACATGAGACTATTGCCCAGGAATATTCTGGCGGATTATAACGAAAAACTGTGGGAGGAACCCAAGTATTCCGACTATTATCTGGAAAACGGCGATTGGGTGAAAATCGACAACATTACACTGGGCTATAATTTTCCATTTGAAAATAACCAGGCAGTTAAAAGCATGAGGCTGTATTTCTCCGTGAGAAATGCTTTCACCTTTACCCAGTCAACAGTGAACGATCCTGAGGTATCCATTGGGGGCCTGACTCCCGGAATGAGCGGTCGCTGGGACTATCCAAGTGTGAGAACATGGACGATCGGTATAGAAGCCAGTTTTTAATTATTTGAAGTTTGATTCTATTGTAAATCGATAAATAAAATTGTTATGAGACATAAATTAATGATTATGATATTAGGCGGGATATTCCTGCTAGGTTCCTGTACAGAGCTGGAACAGGAGCCCGCCAGTGAACTGACGAATGATCAATTCTTTCAAAATGAACGTCAGGTTCTTGCTGCGATTGGTCCGGCATATAGTTCTTTAAATTATCCCGGAGCCGATTGGGATATATTAAGACAATCTGATATCTGTATGATCCCTACAAGAGGGAGACATTGGTACGATGGAGGTACGCACCTCAGATCCCACTGGCATGATTGGAATTTGTCCGAAGCAAATGGGCCCTGGACTTATGCCTACGGTGGAATCAGTACCTGTAACCGCATTCAGTTTCAGATTGATCAATTGGAAGATCCAAGTCAGACGGTATTGGATCTGTTAAAAGAGCTTCGCGCTTTACGGGCGTATTATTACTTCTGGGCATTAGAGTTCTATGGCAATGTTCCTATTGTTAAGAAACATGATGTACCAGAAGGATATGCCCCTGATAACCAGTCTAGAGAAGAAGTGTATAATTTTGTAGTAAGCGAATTGGAGGAAGCTGTTCCAGACTTGCCCGAAGAGGTGAGCACACAAACATATGGCAGGATGACCAAGTGGGCCGGTTATACGTTGCTGGCCAAACTTTACCTGAACTCAAAGGTATACACGGGT
The sequence above is drawn from the Bacteroidales bacterium genome and encodes:
- a CDS encoding SusC/RagA family TonB-linked outer membrane protein encodes the protein MKKPENFRKSLERWSPLMKMQLVVGIFICGLMIFGNQALADNNNAPEMSEEAAGQQQVTVEGTVTDSEGNPLPGVNIVVEGTTTGTTTDMEGNYSIEVPSDATLVFSFVGYQEQTIQVDGREEINITMQQGAVRMEEVVAIGYGEVQREEVTSSVASVSAEDMNIDPAASTDLTRVLQGKVAGLTITRTGGGDPNQQFEIRLRGTSSVSAGQSPLIVVDGVPGGSLNALNPEDIKSIDVLKDASAAAMYGTRGTNGVILVQTKTGQEGKEQDFHVTYSGKTFTETVLRQTQMLDAEGYLQLKQDLIDRGGDFADQGRALIDRGYDTDWFDAVQRDMPVNHNHTLAIRGGGEDSDYRLSGSYMNHDGMFVNTGREEYKVNLNLTQRALDDMLMFKAQIGAFENKAKPSDNEAYRQAMGYNPTAPVYEDGNPDNDLFQAEGWNYQNPLGVLTQRTDLDGRSRYYTRVTGQFMPTNAWTFKTQIGYDVERGMDGYYQPSYSYDQQQNDNYGHASRNSNRDVTRTLESTIDWDKDIGNHSFNFIGGYSYQKFVADGFWADNTNFISDEFMYHNLGAGEYLDEGRANMDSWKNESKLVGFFARGIYDWNDKYFVSASFRREGSSKFGEENKWGTFPAVSAGWTITNEPFAEGLDWLDFLKLRAGYGKTGNQDIDPYIPLVRLSPGGYFYYDGEFTRSYNPISNPNPNLKWETKEEYDVGLDWEVLGGRLGGTIDYYNRRTEDLLHDYDVPVPPNLYGTTFANVGTMKNEGIEFSFNTTPVQQEDLQWNLNFNINYRTQELVTLSNERYSLDWQNAGWLSAPGVQTWTHRYGEGMDMGNFHGWIFEGISEEGEWQFKDLDGDGDIDADDKTIIGNGIPDYYANLNTTVRYKNWQLSVMTRGQFGHEILNAKRLYYENMRLLPRNILADYNEKLWEEPKYSDYYLENGDWVKIDNITLGYNFPFENNQAVKSMRLYFSVRNAFTFTQSTVNDPEVSIGGLTPGMSGRWDYPSVRTWTIGIEASF